In the Shewanella sp. OMA3-2 genome, one interval contains:
- a CDS encoding ABC transporter ATP-binding protein, whose product MISVTNLSKKIGDVQALNNLSFSAQDGHITGLLGPNGAGKTTCLRTLFGLLKPDEGYAEVDGINIADNPIAAKQQLGLFPDPFGLYERLTPREYITYFAELSGMSRKDAKIATENVINQLNLSDISDRRCKGFSQGQRMKTALAQAIVHQPTNIILDEPTRGLDVMSTRLLRDILVDLKARGHCVLFSSHVMQEVAALCDHVIVMANGQVVATGSPDELCQQTGETSLEEAFIKLIGTDEGIAA is encoded by the coding sequence ATGATTTCAGTGACCAATTTATCGAAAAAAATCGGTGATGTTCAAGCATTAAACAATCTTAGCTTTAGTGCTCAAGATGGCCATATTACCGGTTTACTCGGCCCTAATGGTGCCGGTAAAACTACCTGTTTACGAACTTTATTTGGCTTATTAAAGCCAGATGAGGGCTATGCTGAAGTAGACGGCATCAACATTGCCGATAACCCTATTGCCGCCAAACAACAGTTAGGCCTATTCCCAGACCCATTTGGTTTATATGAGCGCCTCACCCCGCGCGAATATATTACCTACTTTGCTGAACTAAGCGGTATGTCGCGCAAAGACGCTAAAATCGCCACCGAGAATGTCATCAATCAACTTAACTTAAGTGACATTAGTGACCGACGCTGCAAAGGATTTTCACAGGGGCAACGGATGAAAACAGCGTTAGCGCAGGCCATTGTCCACCAGCCAACTAATATCATTTTAGATGAGCCAACACGCGGTTTAGATGTGATGAGCACCCGTTTATTACGCGATATTTTGGTTGACCTAAAAGCGCGTGGCCACTGCGTATTATTTTCAAGCCATGTCATGCAAGAAGTCGCCGCCCTATGTGATCACGTTATCGTAATGGCCAATGGTCAAGTGGTCGCTACAGGCAGCCCTGATGAGCTGTGCCAACAAACGGGAGAAACTTCACTAGAAGAAGCCTTCATTAAACTTATCGGAACTGACGAAGGGATCGCAGCATAA
- a CDS encoding ABC transporter permease: protein MNKLIAMVRKELIDAARDKRSVMAGLYYAIGTPLLMCAMFMVLIGQLTSPEDLNITINKADNAPDLVRYLGRKGINQADLTTEADADVKAIILTISDDYAANMAKAKPAEVILEADNSNEKLQKSIRRLQLELQAYNSEMGSLRLIARGINPQVMQPLKVNMKDQATPDSKGGMILGIAIFTMIYSVFISGMNLAIDTSAGERERNSLALMLSHPISTRQLVLGKVIAVTTFALLGLVLILLISKVAYTFVPWQELGFSINISTEFMKLMFAIGIPVALMASSLQLFVSFMAKSFKEAQSYLTMVLFVPLALSIAASYNIAPDALQWLPVSGQQQALMDFIKGKDIPMLQLAVSSITTLAISIGLILGMEKMLKSEKVVFGL, encoded by the coding sequence ATGAATAAACTCATCGCAATGGTGCGCAAAGAACTCATTGATGCCGCACGTGACAAACGCTCGGTAATGGCTGGATTGTATTACGCCATCGGCACACCTTTACTGATGTGTGCCATGTTCATGGTGCTAATTGGTCAGTTGACCAGCCCAGAAGATTTAAACATCACCATTAATAAAGCAGACAACGCCCCAGATCTCGTCCGTTATTTAGGCAGAAAAGGCATTAACCAGGCAGACTTAACCACTGAGGCAGACGCAGATGTAAAGGCGATAATCTTAACCATCAGTGACGATTACGCCGCTAATATGGCCAAAGCAAAACCTGCTGAAGTGATATTAGAAGCAGATAACTCTAACGAGAAACTGCAAAAATCTATCCGTCGTTTGCAGCTTGAACTACAAGCCTATAACTCAGAAATGGGCAGCCTACGCTTAATTGCTCGCGGTATTAACCCGCAAGTCATGCAACCATTAAAAGTGAATATGAAAGATCAAGCCACCCCAGATTCAAAAGGCGGCATGATTTTGGGCATCGCTATTTTCACTATGATTTACTCGGTATTTATTTCGGGTATGAATTTAGCCATCGACACCAGTGCCGGTGAGCGTGAGCGTAATTCATTAGCGTTAATGCTCAGCCACCCTATCAGCACTCGTCAGCTTGTATTAGGTAAGGTCATTGCGGTAACGACCTTTGCCTTGCTCGGTTTAGTGCTTATTTTGCTTATATCCAAAGTGGCCTACACCTTTGTGCCATGGCAAGAGCTGGGCTTTAGCATCAATATCTCCACCGAGTTTATGAAACTGATGTTTGCCATTGGTATACCTGTGGCCTTAATGGCATCAAGCTTACAATTGTTTGTGTCATTTATGGCTAAGTCTTTCAAAGAAGCCCAATCGTATTTAACCATGGTGCTGTTTGTACCACTGGCGCTATCAATTGCAGCCAGTTACAACATAGCCCCTGATGCATTGCAGTGGTTGCCAGTGTCTGGCCAGCAGCAAGCATTAATGGACTTTATTAAAGGCAAAGATATCCCGATGCTGCAACTCGCGGTGTCTTCTATCACCACATTAGCAATCTCTATCGGCTTAATACTGGGTATGGAAAAAATGCTTAAAAGTGAGAAAGTAGTATTTGGTCTATAA